CGTCCGCTGTGGAGAGTGAGGCGGGCGCGAAGGAGGGTACGGATGTCGACGCGAAGGCGGGCGATCCCCCGAAGGAGTAGCGCTTCGGGGCCGCAGCGAACCTGCGTGCAGTGCGGCGCCGTCCGGGAAAAGGGCGGGCTGCTCCGAATCGCAGGGAAACCGGGGGTGGGCTGGGCGCCCGACCCGGGAGGAAAGCTGCCGGGCCGGGGGATCTATCTCTGCCCTGCAGGGGAGTGCGTCGATCGGTTCGCAGCGAGGATTCGAACGCCGAAGGGCGGGGCCCGCTGGAAGATGGGTGTCGCAGGCAAGGAACTGGCGGACCGTCTCGCCGCATCGCGGCACGGCGGGCAGGAAAAGTAGAGTGTAGACGCTGCACTAGGGGGGAGTGGATGGACAAGGTTCGCGTACGTGATCTGGCCAAGGAACTCGGCATGGAAACCAGCAAGGAGGTCCTTGCCTTCCTCGAGCGGATCGGCGTCAAGGGAAAGTCGGCGTCCAGCAACCTCGAGGGGGAGATGATCGACCGGGTCAGGGCCCATTTCAAGAAACCCGTTCCGCCGCCCCCGCCGCCCCGCACCACCACGTTGACCCGCTCCGACGGGGTGCTGGAGCGCCGTTCGCAGAAGGTGGTCCTGCGCCGCGGGACCCCGACCCCGCCCCCCGCCCCCGAGCCGCCCCCCGAGGAGCCGCCAGCCCCCCTCGAGGTCGTCGAGGAGACGGCGCCGCCCGTCGTCGTCGCCGAAGTCCCGGTGGGAGCACCGGAAAAGGCGCCCGAGCCGATGGTGGAGCTGCCGGTCCCGGAGCCGACGCTTAGGGTGATCGAAAAGCCCGCCGCGCCCCCCAAGCCGGAGGATGCGCGGAAAGAGAAGGAAAAGAAGTGGAAGAAGACGAGGCCCCACGAGAAGAAGGTGCAAAAGGCGGTCCTCAAACAGACGATCATCCAGGAAGTCCTCGCCGAGCCGGAGGCCGACGCGAAGAAGGCGGAAGGCGCCGCGCCCGTGCCCGATGTCGTGGTGCGGCAGTTCCAGCCCGGCCGCGCGGCGAAGAGGAGGGGGGGGCGGCCCGTCCGCGAGAAGAAGGCCCCCTCGACGGTCCCGCCGAAGGCGAGCAAGCGGCTGCTGAAGATCGAGGAGGTCGTGACCGTCGGGGACCTGGCCCATCGCATGGGCGTCAAGGCCGCCGAAGTCATCAAGAAGCTGATCGAGATGGGAATGCCCACGACCGTCAACCAGCTCCTCGACGCCGACACCGCCGCGCTCCTCGCGCAGGAATACGGTTTCGTCGTGGAAAACGTCGCCCCCGAGGTGGAGAGTTTGATCGACCAGGAGGAGGACCGCGTGGAAGACCTTCGGCCGCGGGCTCCGGTCGTCACCATCATGGGGCACGTCGATCACGGCAAGACCACGCTGCTCGACGCCATCCGGGAGAGCAACGTCACCGGGTCCGAGGCGGGAGGGATCACCCAGCACATCGGGGCCTATGAAGTGGAGCACAACGGCCGGCGGGTGGTCTTCCTCGACACGCCGGGCCACGAGGCGTTCACCTCGATGCGCGCCCGGGGTGCCTCCGTGACCGACATCGTCATCCTCGTGGTCGGGGCGGACGACGGCGTGATGCCGCAGACGGTGGAGTCGATCGCCCACGCCAAGGCGGCGGGGGTGCCGATCGTCGTCGCGGTGAACAAGATCGACAAGCCGGGCGCCCAACCCGACCGGATCCGTCAGCAGCTCTCCGACCACGGCCTGAATCCCGAGGAGTGGGGCGGACAGACGCTCTACGCGAACGTCTCCGCGAAGAAGAAGATCGGCATCAACGAGCTCCTCGAAATCGTTCTCCTGCAGGCGGACGTCCTCGACCTTAAGGGGAACCCGACGAAGCTCGCCCGCGGCACGGTCATCGAGTCGCGGCTGGAGAAGGGGCGTGGTCCCGTCGCCACCGTCCTGGTGGCGAACGGAACGCTGAAAGTGGGCGACGCCATCGTCACGGGGATCCACTACGGGCGTGTCCGCTCGCTGCTGAACCACAAGGGGAAGCGGCTCGACGAGGCCCCTCCCGGGACACCCGTCGAGATCCAGGGGCTGTCCGGCCTGCCGGATGCCGGCCAGAAGTTCGCCGTCCTGAAGGATGAGCGCACGGCGCGGCAGATCGCCCTCCACCGGGGCGAGAAGGCGCGGGAGCACGCCGTGGTGCGCCCGCGGATGAGCCTCGAGGATCTGCACAAGCAGATCGACGAGGGGCTGGTGAAGGAACTGAACATCGTGCTCAAGTCCGACGTCCAGGGGTCGATGGAGGCGCTCCGGTTCTCCCTCGACAAGCTGGCCGACGTGAAGGTCAAGGTCGTCGTCATCCACTCCGGCGTCGGGGGGATCTCCGAGTCCGACGTGATGCTCGCCTCCGCTTCTTCCGCCGTGATCATCGGGTTCAACGTCCGGCCCGAACCGAAGGCGGCCGTGCTCGCGGAACGCGAGGGGATCGACATCCGGCTCTACTCCGTCATCTACGACGTGGTGGACGACGTGAAAAAGGCGATGGAGGGGCTCCTCGATCCCACCCTCAAGGAGGTTGTGCTGGGCCGGGCCGAGGTGCGCAACATGTTCCACATCTCCAAGATCGGCACGATCGCCGGCTGCAGCGTCCTGTCGGGAAAGATCGCCCGCGGCGCGAGCATCCGCCTCCTTCGGGACAGCGTGGTCGTGTACGAGGGGAAGCTCTCCTCGCTGAAGCGGTTCAAGGACGACGTCAAGGAAGTCGCGGAGGGGTACGAGTGCGGCCTCGGGATCGACGGGTACAACGACCTCCATGTGGGCGACCAGATCGAGGCGTTCATGATCGAGAAGATCGCCGGCACGCTGGCGTGAGGGTCCGGTTGGGGGAATCCGTTGCTGGTGGCGGTCCTGATCGCTGAGCTTCTCTTCCCGGACGCGGCGTCCCTCAAGGACAAGCGGCGGCGCCTCGTGGGCCTCGTCGCGCGGATCCGCGCCAACTACCCCGTATCGGTCGCCGAGGTGGGGGGACAGGGACTCTGGCAGCGGGGGACCGTCGGCGCGGCGCTGGTCACCACCGACGGGCGTCTCGCCCGGTCGATGCTCGACCGGATCGCCGGCGGGATCGGCCGCGACGGCGAGGTGGAGCTTCTCTCCTCCCGCGTCGAGTTCTTCCACCCCGAGGGGAGCGAAACGGAATGAAGGGTCGCGGCGACCGCCCCGTGCGTGTCGGTGAGAGGATCCGGGAAGAGCTTTCCCTCCTCCTGCTGCGGAAGGTGAACGACCCCGGGCTGGCGCAGGTCACCGTCACCGAGGTTTCCGTGACGAAGGACCTCCGGATCGCCCACGTGAATTACTCCGCTCTCGTGGCTCCTTCGGG
The Deltaproteobacteria bacterium DNA segment above includes these coding regions:
- a CDS encoding YlxR family protein produces the protein MSTRRRAIPRRSSASGPQRTCVQCGAVREKGGLLRIAGKPGVGWAPDPGGKLPGRGIYLCPAGECVDRFAARIRTPKGGARWKMGVAGKELADRLAASRHGGQEK
- a CDS encoding DUF503 domain-containing protein — its product is MAVLIAELLFPDAASLKDKRRRLVGLVARIRANYPVSVAEVGGQGLWQRGTVGAALVTTDGRLARSMLDRIAGGIGRDGEVELLSSRVEFFHPEGSETE
- the infB gene encoding translation initiation factor IF-2 — its product is MDKVRVRDLAKELGMETSKEVLAFLERIGVKGKSASSNLEGEMIDRVRAHFKKPVPPPPPPRTTTLTRSDGVLERRSQKVVLRRGTPTPPPAPEPPPEEPPAPLEVVEETAPPVVVAEVPVGAPEKAPEPMVELPVPEPTLRVIEKPAAPPKPEDARKEKEKKWKKTRPHEKKVQKAVLKQTIIQEVLAEPEADAKKAEGAAPVPDVVVRQFQPGRAAKRRGGRPVREKKAPSTVPPKASKRLLKIEEVVTVGDLAHRMGVKAAEVIKKLIEMGMPTTVNQLLDADTAALLAQEYGFVVENVAPEVESLIDQEEDRVEDLRPRAPVVTIMGHVDHGKTTLLDAIRESNVTGSEAGGITQHIGAYEVEHNGRRVVFLDTPGHEAFTSMRARGASVTDIVILVVGADDGVMPQTVESIAHAKAAGVPIVVAVNKIDKPGAQPDRIRQQLSDHGLNPEEWGGQTLYANVSAKKKIGINELLEIVLLQADVLDLKGNPTKLARGTVIESRLEKGRGPVATVLVANGTLKVGDAIVTGIHYGRVRSLLNHKGKRLDEAPPGTPVEIQGLSGLPDAGQKFAVLKDERTARQIALHRGEKAREHAVVRPRMSLEDLHKQIDEGLVKELNIVLKSDVQGSMEALRFSLDKLADVKVKVVVIHSGVGGISESDVMLASASSAVIIGFNVRPEPKAAVLAEREGIDIRLYSVIYDVVDDVKKAMEGLLDPTLKEVVLGRAEVRNMFHISKIGTIAGCSVLSGKIARGASIRLLRDSVVVYEGKLSSLKRFKDDVKEVAEGYECGLGIDGYNDLHVGDQIEAFMIEKIAGTLA